One part of the Macrobrachium nipponense isolate FS-2020 chromosome 38, ASM1510439v2, whole genome shotgun sequence genome encodes these proteins:
- the LOC135209860 gene encoding uncharacterized protein LOC135209860 — MAGFFQTILLLISASAAVTASGTEALVGDALGKIKELGWPRCLSGLELPKKLAEAFSSCEPQNLREIRSRMDSISNRTTFSSIDEIKAMTDPVFAGCVVQRMDYARQNGSLDKGMVMKDFDDIQTHYILRLFRVRAMVSRCLQEAPGDEANTEFAHLLNCLQSEASDFCDQQKEVLAVFLNNNVQPSRCTALQSHPEMKQFLETCKDDETEDVSKRLRRSADTRNSTVPEMARVALCLGGKMGYYNRTKGFSFTKLNEVVMSLSGWSKLPEDIRTNLNLALTECSSQVGGSTRSFTTWFEWEMCIRPKIVGLCGFGNNVTGTLLPLLEEEATTYAWKYVRSAVNLKLDIPQTEKRQSKGTRRNGRSLDNSNSNEGSNESNGAGRRRRSLDNNSNEGSNESNGAGRRRRSLDNNSNEGSNESNGAGRRRRSLDNNSNEGSNESNGAGRRRRSLDNNSNEGSNESNGAGRRKRSLDNNSNEGSNESNGAGK; from the exons ATGGCGGGATTCTTCCAGACGATCTTATTACTAATATCAGCGTCCGCAGCGGTGACTGCTAGCG GAACAGAGGCATTAGTAGGAGACGCCCTCGGTAAAATCAAGGAACTCGGTTGGCCAAGATGTCTGAGCGGGTTGGAACTTCCCAAGAAACTGGCGGAGGCATTCTCATCCTGCGAGCCACAG AATCTCAGGGAGATCAGGAGTCGAATGGACTCCATTTCGAACCGGACTACATTCTCCTCAATTGATG aaataaaagccaTGACGGATCCAGTGTTCGCTGGATGCGTAGTTCAGCGAATGGATTACGCCAGGCAAAACGGATCCCTTGACAAAGGGATGGTGATGAAGGATTTCGACGACATCCAAACTCATTACATACTT AGGCTATTCAGAGTTCGAGCGATGGTGTCTCGTTGTTTGCAAGAGGCTCCTGGAGATGAGGCTAACACG GAATTCGCCCACTTGCTCAACTGCCTCCAGTCAGAGGCGAGTGATTTTTGCGACCAACAAAAGGAAGTGCTTGCAGTGTTCCTGAACAACAATGTACAACCTTCACGCTGCACAGCGTTGCAGAGTCATCCGGAA ATGAAGCAGTTTCTTGAAACTTGCAAAGATGACG AAACTGAGGATGTCTCGAAGAGGCTGAGACGCAGTGCAGATACGAGAAACAGCACAGTGCCG GAGATGGCTCGTGTGGCATTGTGCTTAGGAGGGAAAATGGGTTACTACAACCGCACCAAAGGTTTCAGCTTCACAAAGCTCAACGAAGTAGTCATGAGTCTAAGCGGATGGAGTAAGCTTCCAGAG GACATACGGACCAACCTCAATCTTGCCCTGACCGAATGCAGCAGCCAGGTTGGAGGAAGCACGAGATCTTTCACCACTTGGTTCGAATGGGAGATGTGCATCAGGCCTAAAATCGTTGGCCTCTGTGGATTTGGAA ATAACGTTACGGGCACCCTTTTACCACTCTTGGAAGAAGAGGCTACCACTTATGCTTGGAAATACGTCAGAAGTGCAGTCAATCTAAAGTTGGACATACCGCAGACAG AGAAACGACAGAGCAAAGGCACAAGAAGAAACGGGAGGTCTTTGGACAACTCCAATTCCAATGAGGGATCCAACGAGTCCAATGGAGCAGGAAGGCGCAGGAGGTCATTAGACAACAATTCCAACGAGGGATCCAACGAGTCCAACGGAGCAGGAAGGCGCAGGAGGTCATTAGACAACAATTCCAACGAGGGATCCAACGAGTCCAACGGAGCAGGAAGGCGTAGGAGGTCATTAGACAACAATTCCAACGAGGGATCCAATGAGTCCAATGGAGCAGGAAGGCGTAGGAG GTCATTAGACAACAATTCCAACGAGGGATCCAATGAGTCCAATGGAGCAGGAAGGCGTAAGAGGTCATTAGACAACAATTCCAACGAGGGATCCAACGAGTCCAACGGAGCAGGAAAGTGA